In the Bacteroidota bacterium genome, one interval contains:
- a CDS encoding OmpA family protein, whose protein sequence is MKSTIVTLSLLFAFTTANAQSVAKARVHLGPNINTANSIESHPVLSPNGKSLFFSRGTLGATHVFRSELNGMNEWGNAVEIPEFDIRGVGEVDYVFPDGNRVVLSGHYRDTDGVFVSDYNGTTWTEPTPIQFEHTIAKWFSPNATFSTNGKVMILSNNTKLSASFLRSNGIWSDPVAIPELNAGLLSYTPFLAADDRTLYFSANGYGTLGGNDIVRTTRLDDSWLKWSRPEDLDNTINSPDWESYFYMSAAGDDAYVYSRAVGNGDIYRVTIAAKARPNPVALITGTVINAKTKEPLAAEITYDDIESNQNAGVAKTNAHDGKYNVVLHYGKKYSLAARAEHFYALSDVLDLTTVSTYQEISKDILMMPMEVGETIGLHNLFFETNKAELQPASFTELDRLVGIVHSNPSLRIQIGGHTDNVGSSDHNYTLSLARVNAVIAYLTRKGIPSNQLTGKGYGQTKPVTTNATEEGRAQNRRVEFTILAL, encoded by the coding sequence ATGAAATCAACCATAGTTACACTTTCTCTGCTCTTCGCATTCACTACCGCGAATGCTCAAAGCGTCGCAAAGGCCCGAGTCCACCTCGGCCCCAATATCAACACCGCGAATTCCATCGAGTCGCATCCTGTGCTTTCACCGAATGGTAAAAGTTTATTTTTTTCCCGGGGCACGTTAGGGGCCACTCATGTTTTCCGCTCGGAATTGAACGGCATGAATGAATGGGGGAATGCCGTGGAAATTCCCGAGTTCGACATCAGAGGAGTTGGTGAGGTAGATTACGTTTTTCCCGATGGCAACCGAGTCGTGCTCTCCGGTCACTATAGGGATACCGATGGTGTGTTCGTGTCGGATTACAATGGAACGACATGGACCGAACCAACTCCCATTCAGTTTGAACATACAATAGCGAAATGGTTTTCTCCGAACGCGACATTCAGCACCAACGGAAAGGTTATGATTCTTAGTAACAATACCAAGCTATCAGCAAGCTTCCTCCGATCGAATGGAATTTGGAGCGACCCCGTTGCTATTCCAGAGCTCAATGCCGGGTTACTTTCATATACGCCGTTTCTTGCTGCAGATGATAGGACACTTTACTTTTCTGCCAACGGGTATGGAACACTCGGGGGAAACGACATCGTGAGAACGACGCGACTTGACGATTCGTGGTTGAAGTGGAGCAGACCGGAAGATCTTGACAATACTATTAATTCTCCCGATTGGGAATCGTATTTCTATATGAGTGCCGCCGGCGATGATGCTTATGTGTATAGTCGGGCGGTTGGCAATGGTGACATATACAGGGTCACAATCGCGGCCAAAGCGCGCCCTAACCCCGTCGCTCTAATTACGGGGACCGTCATCAATGCAAAGACAAAAGAACCGCTCGCCGCGGAGATCACCTATGATGATATTGAATCGAACCAGAATGCCGGCGTAGCGAAGACGAACGCGCACGATGGTAAATATAACGTCGTCCTTCACTATGGGAAGAAGTATAGCCTCGCCGCGCGAGCGGAGCATTTTTATGCGCTGTCGGATGTCCTCGACCTGACAACGGTGAGCACGTACCAGGAAATCAGCAAGGATATCCTGATGATGCCGATGGAAGTGGGTGAGACCATCGGACTCCACAACCTGTTCTTTGAAACGAACAAGGCAGAGCTTCAACCAGCTTCATTCACGGAATTGGATCGGCTGGTTGGCATCGTGCACTCGAACCCGTCACTGCGCATTCAAATTGGAGGCCACACCGACAATGTCGGATCATCGGATCATAACTACACACTTTCCCTGGCGAGGGTGAATGCCGTGATCGCCTACCTGACACGCAAGGGCATCCCCTCGAATCAGCTTACGGGTAAGGGGTACGGCCAAACAAAGCCTGTAACCACCAATGCCACCGAAGAGGGACGGGCGCAAAACCGGCGAGTGGAGTTTACAATTCTGGCGCTATAA
- a CDS encoding ABC transporter permease: MDIAVGSSTESAPAESLARSSAPIRLTKAETDLRRAENESILKTTPHSLWYYSWRRLRRNKLAMLGLGTTFVLILVAAFASFLAPFDPNLQVLEYSTKPMDFHGNVLITKSEVDPTQTIPIPIAECRTQGNRVIYTTEEGRDRSIAISRLAGTSESDWHKTPVYYLGTDRYGRDVLSRLMYGARVSLTVAFFAEMCSLFIGVLLGSLAGFYRGWIDDGLMWFTNVVWSIPSLLLIIAISIALGLGMWQTIFAIGITEWVDMARIVRGQFFALRETEYVEATKALGLSNKRTIFRHILPNSLGPIIVIATAGFANAIIYEASLSFLGLGVQPPTSTWGQMIHDGYGFIAAGSNWGLTLFPALAIMIAVFAFNLFGDGLRDAFDPKLKR; encoded by the coding sequence ATGGACATTGCAGTTGGCAGCAGCACCGAATCGGCCCCTGCCGAGTCACTCGCTCGCTCGTCGGCGCCGATTCGCCTGACGAAAGCGGAGACCGATCTTCGGAGGGCTGAGAACGAGTCCATCCTCAAGACCACGCCGCACTCGCTCTGGTATTACTCCTGGCGACGCTTGCGCCGCAACAAGCTGGCGATGTTGGGCCTTGGGACCACCTTCGTTCTCATTCTGGTCGCGGCCTTTGCGAGCTTTCTTGCACCGTTCGATCCCAATCTGCAAGTGCTCGAGTATTCGACGAAGCCGATGGATTTTCACGGCAACGTTCTGATTACGAAGAGCGAGGTGGATCCCACGCAAACGATCCCGATCCCAATTGCGGAGTGCCGCACTCAGGGCAACCGTGTGATTTACACAACCGAGGAAGGCCGTGACCGCTCCATTGCGATCTCCCGTCTTGCGGGCACTTCCGAAAGCGATTGGCACAAGACACCCGTCTATTATCTCGGCACGGACCGCTATGGCCGCGATGTGCTCTCGCGCCTCATGTATGGCGCGCGTGTTTCGCTGACCGTTGCGTTCTTCGCCGAGATGTGCAGCCTCTTTATCGGTGTGCTGCTCGGCTCATTGGCAGGATTTTATCGCGGCTGGATTGACGATGGACTCATGTGGTTCACGAACGTCGTTTGGTCGATTCCATCGCTTCTGCTTATCATCGCAATCTCGATTGCGCTTGGTCTCGGAATGTGGCAGACGATTTTCGCCATTGGCATTACGGAATGGGTCGATATGGCACGCATCGTGCGCGGGCAGTTCTTTGCATTGCGCGAGACCGAGTACGTCGAAGCGACCAAAGCCCTCGGACTCTCGAACAAGCGGACCATCTTCCGGCACATCCTGCCGAACTCGCTCGGACCGATCATCGTCATTGCTACGGCCGGATTTGCGAACGCGATTATTTACGAAGCGTCGCTCTCCTTCCTCGGACTTGGCGTGCAGCCGCCGACCTCGACCTGGGGACAAATGATCCACGATGGCTATGGTTTCATCGCCGCCGGTTCGAACTGGGGCCTGACCCTCTTCCCCGCTCTCGCCATCATGATCGCCGTCTTCGCCTTTAACCTCTTTGGCGATGGACTTCGCGATGCGTTCGACCCGAAGCTGAAACGATAA
- a CDS encoding ABC transporter permease: MLAFTLRRLIYSVLVIFGVVTVVFLIMNLLPDPARMMQGQRADLATQAAIRHQLGLDLPAWQRYIRFIGDVAQGDLGRSWSSNRPVLTSIWERFGATATLSISAMVIATILGIGIGIVSAVKSYSLIDNASMIFALVGISVPAFVMGLLAMLLFGAVLDWLPVSGYMWQGDELHIEYLILPMFVLALRPVSIIARVTRSSMLETLSSDYVRTAKAKGVSWKGIVYRHALRNALNPVVTTVSAWLAGLLVGTYFIEYIFNWPGIGLQAVDAILRSDFPLIQGTVIFSAAIFVVVNFIVDILYARLDPRVKLS; this comes from the coding sequence ATGCTTGCATTTACCCTGCGCCGCCTGATCTATTCTGTCCTCGTCATCTTTGGCGTGGTGACCGTAGTATTCCTGATCATGAACCTGCTGCCCGATCCCGCACGCATGATGCAAGGTCAGCGTGCCGATCTCGCAACACAGGCCGCCATTCGGCATCAGCTGGGACTCGATCTGCCAGCCTGGCAACGGTACATTCGCTTTATCGGTGATGTCGCGCAAGGCGATCTCGGCCGTTCATGGTCATCGAATCGCCCTGTACTGACCAGTATCTGGGAGCGATTTGGCGCGACCGCTACGCTCTCGATCAGTGCGATGGTCATTGCGACCATCCTCGGAATCGGAATAGGAATTGTTAGTGCCGTCAAATCCTACAGCCTGATCGATAACGCTTCGATGATCTTCGCACTCGTCGGCATTTCCGTGCCGGCATTCGTGATGGGATTGCTCGCCATGCTCCTGTTCGGCGCGGTGCTGGATTGGCTGCCGGTCTCTGGCTACATGTGGCAAGGTGATGAGTTGCACATCGAGTATCTTATTTTGCCGATGTTCGTTCTGGCGCTCCGACCTGTTTCGATTATCGCTCGCGTCACGCGATCGAGTATGCTCGAGACGCTCTCGAGCGATTACGTCCGCACGGCAAAGGCCAAAGGCGTGAGTTGGAAAGGCATCGTGTATCGTCATGCGCTCCGCAACGCGCTCAATCCGGTCGTCACAACCGTGAGCGCCTGGCTCGCGGGACTGCTGGTCGGCACCTACTTCATCGAGTATATCTTCAATTGGCCGGGGATCGGTCTGCAAGCGGTCGATGCGATCCTTCGAAGCGACTTCCCGCTCATCCAGGGTACGGTCATCTTTTCGGCGGCCATTTTCGTCGTTGTAAATTTTATCGTCGATATTCTCTACGCCCGGTTGGACCCAAGGGTGAAGCTATCATAG
- a CDS encoding TonB-dependent receptor, which yields MLLIRAGILHAQTEDSIKHLPPKSIEVTAPRESDLHVVDPRANEIRSATEITSVTGSTIAGDALRTLSSSLDIRRYGPLGSIAIPSFRGLPAEYTVVYRDGIQLTNEQLGLTDLGQLALHGISRVELIPSSTAVLLGGDAIGAAIDLVSQWSDTATVRIGTEQSGYQHSSGIPESDYSATVAAHPIDGLDILAGGSSAQSSGKFPFYQSTTNSYVLRENNDVVLRSADLTARYQADGGKTIQLISNYFSANRGSPGFATTPYRGAASLDERLSDEQYLTGLKFEQTGERSSSTIRGYYQHQYESFAGAIEGFHDTTRNEMLGADVTATSTFSEWLKGHTGVSYQHSRLLGSADVLTTPNVAITREKVSGYAAAIIAPVEFFRAAPSVRAEYVSDIAAFELLPQCVLEFVPLSELSTSLAYSKSFHAPTLNALYWKGLGNPALRPEHSDNVQVAASYSSETLVLHPHLSATYFYARIQDEILWQPPGTGGDAWQPFNVGVAESKGLEVAGSASYSIDSHSSVSVEERYTFLSAHNVTPGDTASGRELIYSSPRRSLLIGKVQRDDWGSLAFTATYQGHRFSDPANTSLGELPPVTTYDLVLSSREFAFGNIGFHVLLGVTNVTDVNYEEVIYYPLPGRAYKLSIELNYH from the coding sequence ATGCTGCTCATTCGAGCGGGCATTTTGCACGCCCAAACCGAAGATAGCATCAAGCATCTCCCGCCGAAGTCAATCGAGGTCACGGCTCCGCGCGAGTCCGATCTTCACGTTGTCGATCCGCGTGCTAATGAAATAAGGTCCGCGACCGAAATCACCAGCGTGACCGGTTCAACGATTGCCGGCGACGCACTCCGGACGCTCTCTTCGTCCCTAGATATTCGCCGGTATGGCCCGCTGGGTAGTATTGCGATTCCGAGTTTTCGAGGATTGCCGGCCGAGTATACGGTCGTTTATCGGGATGGTATTCAACTCACCAACGAGCAACTTGGCCTGACTGATTTGGGTCAGTTGGCTCTTCACGGTATTTCTCGCGTCGAGTTGATTCCAAGCTCTACGGCGGTGTTGCTCGGAGGTGATGCCATCGGCGCGGCGATTGACCTGGTGAGCCAATGGAGTGACACCGCAACCGTTCGAATTGGAACGGAGCAGTCTGGTTACCAGCATTCCAGCGGCATTCCGGAAAGTGATTACAGCGCCACCGTTGCCGCTCATCCCATAGATGGCCTCGACATATTGGCTGGCGGCTCCAGCGCGCAATCGAGCGGCAAATTCCCGTTCTACCAGAGCACGACCAATAGCTACGTTCTGCGAGAGAATAACGATGTGGTTCTGAGGAGCGCTGATCTTACTGCCAGGTATCAGGCTGACGGTGGTAAGACCATCCAGCTAATCTCCAACTACTTCTCTGCCAATCGCGGCTCGCCAGGATTTGCGACGACGCCCTACCGAGGCGCAGCTTCTTTGGATGAGCGGTTATCCGACGAGCAATACCTCACCGGTCTCAAGTTCGAACAGACCGGCGAACGTTCGTCAAGCACTATCCGCGGATATTATCAGCATCAGTATGAGTCGTTTGCGGGCGCCATTGAAGGCTTCCACGATACAACGAGGAATGAGATGCTTGGGGCGGACGTCACTGCAACATCAACGTTTAGCGAGTGGCTGAAAGGACATACCGGAGTCTCATACCAGCATTCGCGGCTTCTGGGATCGGCTGATGTGCTCACCACGCCAAACGTTGCGATAACCCGAGAGAAGGTTTCGGGTTACGCGGCAGCGATAATCGCACCGGTCGAGTTCTTCCGTGCAGCGCCCTCGGTGCGAGCGGAATACGTTTCGGATATTGCGGCATTTGAGTTACTACCGCAATGCGTCCTCGAGTTTGTGCCACTCAGCGAACTCTCAACCAGTCTGGCCTATAGCAAGAGCTTCCATGCTCCGACACTGAACGCGCTATACTGGAAAGGGCTCGGCAATCCGGCACTCAGGCCGGAGCACTCGGACAACGTTCAAGTGGCGGCCAGTTATTCCTCGGAAACTCTTGTTCTTCATCCACATTTGAGTGCGACATATTTTTATGCACGCATACAGGATGAGATCCTCTGGCAGCCACCCGGAACGGGTGGAGACGCCTGGCAGCCGTTCAATGTCGGGGTGGCGGAATCGAAGGGATTGGAAGTGGCTGGTTCGGCATCGTACAGCATCGATTCGCATTCGTCTGTTTCGGTCGAAGAGCGATACACGTTCCTCTCTGCGCACAACGTGACGCCGGGCGATACGGCCAGTGGCCGGGAGCTGATCTATTCCTCTCCGAGGCGGTCGCTATTGATCGGGAAAGTCCAGCGTGATGATTGGGGATCACTCGCGTTCACGGCGACCTACCAGGGCCACCGCTTTAGCGACCCTGCCAATACTTCGTTGGGCGAGCTTCCGCCAGTCACGACATACGATCTTGTCCTGTCGTCCCGCGAGTTTGCGTTCGGCAATATCGGCTTCCACGTTCTGCTCGGCGTAACAAACGTGACGGACGTGAATTATGAGGAGGTCATCTACTATCCATTGCCGGGTCGCGCCTACAAACTTTCTATTGAACTCAACTACCATTGA
- a CDS encoding ATP-binding protein — protein MKTALSWSSGKDSAWALHVLRQQCVEVSMLLTTVNQAFDRVAMHGVRRELLEAQAESVGVPLMVVDLPWPCSNEAYEGRMKSATEKLIYDGFDTMAFGDLFLRDIRDYREKQMAGRGLNPVFPLWDSPTAQLAEEMISGGLRSQVVTVNPKKLDAKFAGRPWDRAFIQELPEGIDPCGEYGEFHTFAFDGPMFGRAIDFRAGEHVERDGFVFADVLPFYQEEAVNQT, from the coding sequence TTGAAGACAGCATTATCCTGGAGCAGTGGGAAGGACAGTGCTTGGGCACTCCATGTGTTGCGCCAGCAGTGCGTCGAGGTCAGCATGTTGCTGACGACTGTGAACCAGGCGTTCGATCGCGTGGCGATGCACGGTGTGCGTCGGGAGTTGCTCGAAGCGCAGGCTGAATCGGTCGGAGTGCCGCTCATGGTGGTCGATCTGCCGTGGCCATGCTCGAATGAAGCATATGAAGGACGTATGAAATCGGCGACAGAAAAGCTGATCTACGATGGGTTTGACACGATGGCCTTCGGCGATCTGTTCTTACGCGACATCCGTGACTACCGGGAAAAGCAGATGGCCGGCAGGGGTCTGAATCCGGTTTTCCCTCTTTGGGATAGCCCAACAGCACAACTGGCCGAAGAGATGATCTCCGGTGGTTTGCGCTCGCAGGTCGTGACGGTCAATCCAAAGAAGTTAGATGCCAAGTTCGCAGGACGACCGTGGGACCGCGCTTTCATTCAGGAATTGCCCGAGGGGATCGACCCATGTGGTGAATATGGGGAATTCCACACCTTTGCATTCGATGGCCCAATGTTCGGACGCGCAATTGATTTTCGAGCCGGTGAGCATGTCGAACGCGACGGATTTGTCTTTGCAGATGTTCTACCATTCTACCAAGAGGAAGCAGTAAACCAGACATGA
- the carA gene encoding glutamine-hydrolyzing carbamoyl-phosphate synthase small subunit — protein MSDKETQSLNGKSPASSRMPARLVLENGAVFQGLAFGALDVKRTIGEAVFTTSITGYQEILTDPSYAGQIVTMTNPLMGNYGATHEDLESSHPFVSGFVVREASERYSNWRAEESLGDFLRKTGVLAIEQVDTRRLVRLLRSEGAMRSVLSIEALSDAELVEIARLSPNMAGLDLTKGVTTKQTYDFPEITNDEFRITNQGTESVRHSPMPHVVVLDYGIKQNILRKLSAHGARLTVMPSTTTLEEIMEQKPDGIFLSNGPGDPDAVKDTIAMLKHLIKREEQPIFGICLGHQLLSLALGGNTYKLKFGHRGANHPVKNLLSDKIEITSQNHGFAVDWKTMPNDCELTHLNLNDQTVEGFRHTKLPLFAVQYHPEASPGPHESDYLFSQFIEAMRTA, from the coding sequence ATGAGCGACAAAGAGACACAAAGCCTGAATGGAAAATCTCCGGCAAGCAGCCGGATGCCTGCGCGTCTTGTTTTGGAAAACGGTGCTGTCTTTCAGGGGCTGGCATTTGGTGCACTGGATGTAAAGCGTACCATTGGCGAGGCCGTATTCACGACCAGCATTACTGGTTATCAGGAAATCCTGACTGATCCATCCTATGCAGGACAAATCGTCACCATGACCAATCCGCTCATGGGTAACTACGGCGCAACGCACGAAGATCTGGAAAGCAGCCATCCGTTCGTCAGCGGATTTGTCGTGCGTGAAGCATCGGAACGCTACTCCAACTGGAGGGCCGAAGAGAGTCTTGGTGATTTTCTTCGTAAGACGGGTGTGCTGGCTATTGAGCAGGTCGATACGCGGCGGCTTGTCCGGCTACTTCGCAGCGAGGGTGCTATGCGGAGCGTCCTTTCCATCGAAGCACTATCTGACGCGGAGTTGGTGGAAATCGCGCGGCTAAGTCCCAATATGGCTGGACTCGATCTTACCAAAGGCGTTACGACGAAACAAACCTATGATTTTCCGGAAATTACGAATGACGAATTTCGAATTACGAATCAGGGGACAGAGTCAGTTCGTCATTCCCCAATGCCTCATGTGGTTGTGCTCGATTATGGAATTAAGCAGAATATTCTTCGCAAGCTTTCTGCCCACGGTGCGCGGCTGACAGTCATGCCTTCGACTACAACGCTCGAAGAGATCATGGAACAGAAACCCGATGGGATTTTTCTCTCGAACGGCCCCGGCGATCCCGATGCCGTGAAGGATACCATTGCGATGCTCAAGCATCTTATCAAACGGGAGGAGCAGCCGATCTTTGGGATCTGCCTTGGACATCAACTGCTATCGCTCGCGCTGGGTGGCAATACCTACAAGCTGAAGTTCGGGCATCGAGGCGCCAACCACCCAGTCAAGAATCTGCTGTCGGACAAGATTGAAATCACATCGCAAAATCATGGTTTTGCTGTCGATTGGAAGACAATGCCGAACGACTGCGAACTAACGCATCTCAATCTCAACGATCAGACCGTCGAAGGCTTCCGGCATACGAAGCTACCTCTCTTCGCCGTACAATATCATCCTGAAGCCTCACCGGGACCGCATGAGAGCGACTATCTCTTCTCGCAGTTCATCGAGGCGATGCGGACCGCCTAA
- a CDS encoding tetratricopeptide repeat protein, protein MDSPAAPLRTRAALLLLLLLAPATGLAQHANLSANPSAADRSLIFLPLSEEQSEQSLDLFRTGLTGEAAQRLFDIELDQREEYGRAEERLTLDLFRSLGAYLHGSNMEAQALAAGAVSSATVASPTQSRAALLSALESYAHRPLRRPDIAAGLNQLNGITDYASSAADITTEVEFWRAEGLRALGEFAQSENAYRRAITASSDSRMIGFSSFRLAELQERQGNATGADSNFALAANIRQSPILLLALLRQAAEQRRSGHLLTALTTLDQADSLYTVTEHRSPSFNRDLGYVSPLIQEMMLIRTPHDRMLGSTRLPEGSGAYATQLASNYYRSEVALVRGSTLSGLARYDDATQVLRDAELSIDSMSQFQRSSEEAKFVANAIRFERAWSLFERAKYKEAASAFLELAVIDTSTSGQSMLRGATSTLRERGEFFDPFLNDSVSLSRAATLSTSALGGTTLDTASFFYNDFPERARYYAGVALARAGMSSEASDVLEKLALNKTMLYSDLAAYQLALIRFGEHSYEAAKLLEPVTSEQTVRGAYASLLLGELSYRRGMYERADAYFLNAYANIPQDDTAARAAAHLERGLSLIPLGAWHDAADELHTYLRLTNERVAGRTDEALFWLGKAYLRDGQYDSALTTYSRLLADFPNSARKVDAQYGYAWSLFEANDYAHAATAFQSVIALDSISRFSYDVLARAGDSYYALGNFADANRLYNLAVDRPAFNDFRTTRALLMLGVTRYRMDSARSAMNIFAYLATRYPRSDIIDEAHFDRALAAYSINQTAEAERDVQVILAQYHQSALAPRALYVAGEERSRHEDLRSAITYYQDLLRDYPRSREAGDALIALQNALLTLKRPGEAIAVADTFMARNPETPLGPELMLRSGEISLRVGEAAHSTQLLESFISKYPMHSLRPRADLLLARASLLGKDTARALSQLATIIAQYDSLGIASEAYLDRARIERKENLLAQAATDYQAAFADRYYSNDAAPQAMVEYAEMLTDQKKPDSAIAVFRNLSYRYPIEASVSARAAIRAGELLAAKGTVTEARMEFTRVTTAHPKDVWGGAAAVRIGESYLTLNDYRSAVTALQSAKKDFPLSYESEARRLLALGESELALGRKSAAAEPLRQLLRTPGASSRQRASAESLLKQIAPAKIAKNAKKGKAR, encoded by the coding sequence ATGGATTCACCGGCCGCGCCACTCCGAACACGCGCCGCCCTCCTGCTTTTACTTTTGCTGGCCCCTGCTACGGGGCTCGCACAGCACGCCAATCTTTCGGCCAACCCATCGGCGGCAGATCGCTCCCTAATCTTCTTGCCCCTATCCGAAGAGCAATCGGAGCAATCTCTTGACTTATTTCGCACGGGATTGACGGGCGAAGCGGCGCAACGTCTTTTCGACATAGAACTCGATCAACGCGAAGAATATGGACGCGCTGAAGAACGACTAACGCTCGATCTGTTTCGATCTCTCGGAGCTTACCTGCATGGCTCGAACATGGAAGCGCAAGCCCTTGCAGCCGGAGCAGTTTCCAGTGCCACGGTAGCCAGCCCGACACAGAGCAGAGCGGCTCTGTTAAGTGCTCTGGAGTCTTATGCCCACAGGCCTCTTCGGCGGCCCGATATCGCTGCAGGACTCAATCAACTGAATGGCATTACGGATTATGCCTCCTCCGCCGCGGACATCACGACCGAAGTGGAGTTCTGGCGCGCCGAAGGACTCCGCGCCCTGGGAGAGTTTGCTCAATCCGAAAATGCTTATAGAAGAGCAATCACTGCTTCGAGCGATTCACGGATGATCGGATTCTCGAGCTTTCGGCTTGCCGAGTTACAGGAACGACAAGGTAATGCGACAGGAGCCGACTCCAATTTTGCCTTGGCAGCGAACATTCGACAAAGTCCGATTCTCTTGCTGGCTCTATTACGGCAGGCTGCGGAGCAACGACGAAGCGGTCATCTCCTCACTGCGCTTACCACACTCGATCAGGCCGACTCACTTTATACCGTGACCGAGCACCGCTCCCCATCGTTCAATCGTGATCTTGGGTATGTGTCGCCACTGATTCAAGAAATGATGCTGATCCGAACGCCCCACGACCGAATGCTCGGTTCGACACGGCTTCCGGAGGGCTCTGGTGCATATGCCACGCAATTGGCTTCGAATTACTACCGCAGTGAAGTGGCTCTCGTGCGCGGAAGCACGCTTTCCGGGCTAGCCCGATACGACGACGCGACTCAGGTCCTTCGTGATGCCGAATTATCGATCGATTCGATGTCACAGTTCCAACGAAGCAGCGAGGAAGCGAAGTTCGTTGCCAATGCGATTCGCTTCGAGCGGGCATGGTCGCTCTTCGAGCGCGCAAAGTATAAGGAGGCAGCAAGTGCCTTTCTAGAACTCGCAGTGATCGACACAAGCACCTCCGGCCAGAGTATGCTTCGCGGGGCGACCTCCACCTTGCGAGAACGCGGCGAATTCTTCGATCCGTTCTTGAACGATTCTGTATCGCTGAGCCGCGCCGCGACGCTTTCCACCAGCGCTCTCGGTGGTACAACGCTCGATACCGCATCGTTCTTTTACAATGATTTTCCGGAGCGCGCCCGCTATTATGCCGGAGTCGCGCTGGCACGGGCCGGAATGAGCAGTGAAGCCTCCGATGTACTCGAGAAGCTTGCGCTCAACAAGACGATGCTTTATAGCGATCTTGCCGCATATCAACTTGCTCTCATTCGATTCGGAGAACACAGTTACGAGGCGGCAAAGCTGCTCGAGCCGGTCACGAGCGAGCAAACGGTGAGGGGCGCCTATGCTTCGCTGTTGCTCGGCGAGCTATCCTATCGACGAGGCATGTATGAGCGCGCGGATGCCTACTTCCTGAATGCTTATGCAAACATTCCTCAAGATGATACAGCAGCCCGTGCTGCAGCGCATCTCGAGCGAGGGCTCTCGCTGATCCCGCTTGGCGCGTGGCACGATGCCGCGGACGAGCTCCACACCTACCTCCGGCTCACTAACGAACGGGTAGCCGGACGGACCGATGAAGCCCTCTTCTGGCTCGGCAAGGCATACCTGCGCGATGGCCAGTATGATTCTGCACTTACAACATATTCCCGGCTCTTGGCTGACTTCCCTAACAGCGCTCGCAAGGTCGATGCCCAATATGGATACGCGTGGAGCCTCTTCGAAGCGAATGACTATGCCCACGCAGCGACCGCCTTCCAGAGCGTCATTGCTCTCGATTCCATTAGCCGGTTTTCTTACGATGTTCTCGCCAGAGCCGGCGATTCCTATTATGCTCTTGGCAACTTCGCGGACGCAAACCGGCTCTACAATCTCGCTGTCGATCGCCCCGCCTTCAATGATTTTCGCACGACGCGGGCGCTACTCATGCTCGGTGTGACTCGATACCGCATGGACAGTGCACGAAGTGCAATGAATATTTTTGCCTATTTAGCAACCCGTTATCCCAGAAGCGACATTATCGACGAAGCCCACTTTGACCGAGCCCTGGCGGCATACTCCATCAACCAGACTGCCGAGGCCGAGCGTGATGTGCAGGTCATTCTTGCTCAGTACCATCAATCGGCGCTTGCGCCACGCGCTCTGTATGTTGCTGGCGAAGAGCGAAGCCGCCATGAGGATCTTCGAAGTGCCATCACTTACTATCAGGACTTGTTGCGCGATTACCCTCGCTCGCGGGAGGCTGGCGACGCACTGATCGCTCTCCAGAATGCGCTTTTGACCCTCAAACGCCCCGGCGAAGCAATTGCCGTCGCCGATACATTCATGGCCCGCAATCCGGAAACGCCACTCGGTCCGGAACTCATGCTCCGTTCTGGCGAGATCAGTCTGCGTGTCGGCGAGGCCGCACACTCCACACAGTTATTAGAATCCTTCATCAGCAAGTATCCAATGCACAGTCTTCGACCGCGCGCAGACTTACTACTTGCCCGAGCGTCCCTGCTCGGCAAGGACACTGCGCGGGCGCTTTCGCAACTGGCAACAATTATCGCACAATACGACTCACTCGGCATTGCTTCCGAAGCGTATCTGGATCGCGCCCGAATTGAACGGAAAGAGAATTTGCTCGCTCAGGCGGCAACGGATTATCAAGCAGCATTTGCCGACCGATATTATTCGAACGATGCCGCACCGCAGGCCATGGTTGAATATGCGGAGATGCTGACTGACCAGAAGAAGCCAGATTCTGCAATCGCAGTCTTCCGCAACCTATCATATCGCTACCCGATCGAAGCATCTGTCTCGGCTCGAGCTGCGATTCGGGCCGGTGAACTTCTCGCAGCAAAGGGAACAGTGACTGAAGCCCGTATGGAATTCACACGCGTTACGACCGCCCATCCAAAGGATGTTTGGGGTGGTGCGGCGGCAGTCCGCATCGGAGAGAGTTATCTGACTTTGAATGATTACAGGTCGGCCGTCACTGCCCTGCAGTCTGCAAAGAAGGACTTTCCACTTTCGTACGAATCGGAAGCACGGAGACTTTTGGCTCTCGGAGAATCAGAATTGGCCCTGGGACGGAAGTCAGCAGCCGCTGAACCGTTGCGGCAATTGCTCCGAACTCCAGGTGCTAGTAGCCGGCAGCGCGCCTCCGCCGAATCGCTGCTGAAACAGATCGCGCCGGCAAAGATAGCGAAAAACGCAAAGAAAGGAAAAGCTCGATGA